The following proteins are encoded in a genomic region of Oncorhynchus keta strain PuntledgeMale-10-30-2019 chromosome 8, Oket_V2, whole genome shotgun sequence:
- the LOC118386802 gene encoding heparan sulfate glucosamine 3-O-sulfotransferase 5 → MLFKQQALLRQKLFVLGSLAIGSLLYLVARVGSLDRLQPICPIESRLGPLHLPEQIPLRTLQYKRGLLHELRKGNATKEQIRLHNLVQQLPRAIIIGVRKGGTRALLEMLNLHPAVVKASQEIHFFDNDQNYARGIDWYREKMPFSFPHQITIEKSPAYFITEEVPERIFKMNSSIKLLIIVREPTTRAVSDYTQVLEGKERKNKTYHKFEKLAIDGNTCEVNTKYKAVRTSIYTKHLERWLKYFPVEQFHIVDGDRLITDPLPELQLVERFLNLPSRISHYNLYFNATRGFYCLRFNIVFNKCLAGSKGRIHPEVDPSVVAKLRKFFHPFNQKFYQITGRTFNWP, encoded by the exons ATGCTATTCAAACAGCAGGCGTTGCTGAGACAGAAGCTCTTTGTGCTGGGCAGCCTTGCTATCGGGAGTCTCCTCTATCTAGTGGCCAGGGTTGGGAGCTTGGATAG GCTGCAGCCTATTTGCCCCATAGAGAGCAGACTGGGCCCTCTTCACCTGCCGGAGCAGATCCCTCTCCGGACCCTGCAGTATAAGCGTGGTCTGCTCCACGAGCTCCGCAAGGGCAATGCCACCAAAGAGCAGATCCGCCTGCACAACCTGGTGCAGCAGCTGCCCCGGGCCATCATTATCGGGGTGCGCAAGGGAGGGACGCGCGCCCTGCTGGAGATGCTCAACCTGCACCCGGCGGTGGTCAAGGCCTCGCAGGAGATCCACTTCTTTGACAACGACCAGAACTACGCCCGGGGCATCGACTGGTACCGGGAGAAGATGCCATTCTCCTTCCCCCATCAGATCACCATTGAGAAGAGCCCCGCCTACTTCATCACAGAGGAGGTCCCCGAACGCATCTTCAAGATGAACTCTTCCATCAAGCTGTTGATTATTGTGCGCGAGCCCACCACCAGAGCTGTGTCCGACTACACACAGGTGCTGGAGGGCAAGGAGCGCAAGAACAAGACCTACCACAAGTTTGAGAAGCTGGCCATTGACGGAAACACGTGTGAGGTGAACACAAAGTATAAGGCGGTACGGACCAGCATTTACACCAAGCACTTGGAGCGCTGGCTGAAGTACTTCCCCGTGGAACAATTCCACATTGTGGATGGGGACCGTCTGATCACGGACCCGTTGCCAGAGCTGCAGCTCGTCGAGCGCTTCCTCAACCTACCGTCCAGGATCAGCCACTATAATCTGTACTTCAATGCCACCAGGGGATTCTACTGCCTGCGATTTAACATTGTCTTCAACAAGTGCCTGGCAGGCAGCAAGGGGCGCATCCACCCTGAGGTGGACCCTTCGGTCGTGGCCAAACTGAGGAAGTTCTTCCACCCCTTCAATCAGAAGTTTTATCAGATCACTGGCAGAACATTCAACTGGCCCTGA